One Cucurbita pepo subsp. pepo cultivar mu-cu-16 chromosome LG20, ASM280686v2, whole genome shotgun sequence genomic window carries:
- the LOC111782495 gene encoding plant UBX domain-containing protein 4-like has translation MASRDEKPSKPSSSRTGGIRTLSDLNRRSPDSVGDPDAPQEYYTGGEKSGMLVQDPTKGNDVDSLFNHARQMGAVEGPIDHARSSTSSSFTGTGRLLTGETVRSAPDQPENVVHNIVFWSNGFTVNDSPLRRLDDPENASFLESIRKSECPRELEPADRRSSVHVNLIRRMEEYREPEKPRLPFQGVGRTLGGSAPANEPTATPTDVNSSPSPSAGLVMDDSLPSTSIQLRLADGTRMVAHFNYHHTISDVRAFIDASRPGGARNYQLQLMGFPPKLLNDLTRTIEQAGLANSVVIQKF, from the exons ATGGCGTCACGGGATGAGAAGCCGTCGAAGCCCTCTAGCAGTCGGACCGGCGGTATTCGAACCCTTTCCGATCTTAACCGACGGTCCCCTGATTCTGTTGGCGACCCCGATGCTCCTCAAGAGTATTACACCGGTGGTGAGAAGAG TGGGATGCTTGTCCAAGATCCTACAAAGGGTAATGATGTGGATTCACTTTTCAATCACGCTAGGCAAATGGGAGCTGTGGAAGGCCCTATTGATCATGCCCGTTCATCAACCTCCAGCAGCTTTACTGGAACTGGTAGGTTACTCACAGGAGAAACTGTCCGTTCCGCACCTGATCAGCCTGAGAACGTTGTTCACAATATTGTATTCTGGAGTAATGGTTTTACCGTAAATGATAGCCCTTTGAGGAGGCTGGATGATCCTGAAAATGCATCCTTTTTGGAG AGCATCAGAAAGTCTGAGTGCCCCAGAGAGCTTGAACCTGCAGACAGGAGGTCCTCCGTTCATGTGAATTTAATTAGGAGGATGGAGGAGTATCGT GAACCAGAGAAGCCACGTCTTCCATTTCAAGGTGTAGGAAGAACTCTTGGTGGTAGCGCCCCAGCAAACGAGCCAACTGCTACTCCCACAGATGTCAATAGCAGTCCAAGCCCTTCTGCAGGCCTGGTCATGGATGACTCGTTGCCATCAACCTCGATTCAGCTTCGGTTGGCAGATGGAACACGCATGGTAGCTCATTTCAATTACCATCACACAATCAGCGATGTTCGTGCTTTCATCGACGCATCTAGGCCGGGGGGTGCCAGGAACTATCAGCTGCAGTTGATGGGCTTCCCTCCCAAGCTTCTTAACGACCTGACTCGGACAATCGAGCAGGCCGGTCTTGCCAATTCTGTCGTCATCCAGAAGTTTTAG
- the LOC111783380 gene encoding pyrophosphate--fructose 6-phosphate 1-phosphotransferase subunit beta-like, translating to MSPPFIANADVSSVNAASPPVISPVSSECSELQAHRIDQPLPFPSVLKNPFKFVDGPPSSAAGNPDEIAKLFPSLFGQPSAMLVPSDSSLVQMNQKLKIGVVLSGGQAPGGHNVISGLFDYLQDHAKGSTLYGFKGGPAGIMKCKYVELTAEFIYPYRNQGGFDMICSGRDKIETLEQFKQAKEAAQKLDLDGLVVIGGDDSNTNACLLAEYLRSKNLKTRVVGCPKTIDGDLKCKEVPTSFGFDTACKIYSEMIGNVMVDARSTGKYYHFVRLMGRAASHITLECALQTHPNITIIGEEVAVKKLTLKNVTEYIVDVISKRSELGYNYGVILIPEGLIDFIPEVQQLIAELNEILAHDNVDEGGIWKKKLTTQSHHLFEFFPQAIQEQLLLERDPHGNVQVAKIETEKMLIQMVETELEKRRLEGAYNGGQFKGQSHFFGYEGRCGLPTNFDSAYCYALGYTAGALLQSGKTGLISSVGNLAAPVEDWTAGGTALTSLMDVERRHGKFKPVIKKAMVELGGAPFKKFALFREQWAVENQYISPGPIQFVGPTSNVLNHTLLLELGAQA from the exons ATGTCTCCACCTTTCATCGCTAATGCCGACGTTTCCTCCGTCAATGCAGCTTCTCCGCCGGTGATCTCCCCGGTTTCTTCTGAGTGTAGTGAACTGCAAGCCCACCGTATCGATCAACCTCTCCCTTTCCCCTCTGTTCTCAAAAACCCGTTCAAATTCGTCGATGGCCCTCCTAGCTCCGCCGCTGGCAATCCGG ATGAGATCGCGAAGCTGTTTCCTAGTCTCTTCGGTCAACCTTCGGCAATGTTGGTGCCAAGTGATTCCAGTTTGGTACAGATGAATCAGAAATTGAAGATTGGAGTTGTGCTGTCGGGTGGCCAAGCACCCGGAGGACATAATGTGATTTCTGGACTATTTG ATTATCTACAGGATCATGCAAAAGGAAGCACGTTGTATGGATTCAAGGGTGGCCCTGCAGGGATCATGAAGTGCAAATATGTAGAACTCACTGCAGAATTTATCTACCCATATCGCAATCAG GGTGGTTTTGATATGATATGCAGTGGGAGGGATAAGATTGAAACTCTAGAACAG TTTAAGCAAGCTAAAGAAGCAGCTCAGAAGCTTGATCTGGATGGGCTTGTTGTAATTGGTGGAGATGACTCCAACACAAATGCTTGTCTCCTCGCTGAATATCTTAG gagtaaaaatttgaaaaccaGAGTAGTTGGTTGCCCAAAAACTATTGATGGTGATCTCAAGTGCAAAGAAGTCCCCACAAGTTTTGGATTTGATACTGCTTGCAAG ATATATTCAGAAATGATTGGAAATGTGATGGTTGATGCTCGATCAACAGGAAAATATTATCACT TTGTACGGCTCATGGGTCGTGCTGCTTCTCACATCACACTGGAATGTGCTTTGCAAACTCATCCAAACATTACTATTATTGGAGAAGAG GTTGCAGTTAAGAAGCTTACCTTGAAAAACGTTACAGAGTACATTGTGGATGTAATTAGTAAACGTTCCGAACTTGGTTATAATTATGGTGTCATACTAATCCCCGAGGGTCTGATTGACTTCATTCCTGAG GTGCAGCAGCTTATTGCAGAACTCAATGAAATTCTCGCCCATGATAATGTAGATGAGGGTGGAAtatggaaaaagaaacttaCAACTCAATCTCATCacctttttgaatttttcccACAAGCAATCCAAGAACAATTGTTGCTTGAAAGAGATCCGCATGGCAATGTCCAA GTTGCCAAAATAGAAACTGAGAAAATGCTTATTCAAATGGTTGAAACTGAGTTGGAAAAGAGGAGGTTAGAAGGTGCATATAATGGTGGCCAATTCAAGGGGCAGTCGCATTTCTTTGG gTATGAAGGGAGATGTGGTTTACCCACAAACTTCGATTCAGCATATTGCTATGCTTTGGGTTACACTGCTGGAGCTCTCCTTCAGAGTGGAAAAACTGGACTAATATCATCG GTAGGAAATTTGGCCGCCCCAGTTGAAGATTGGACGGCTGGCGGAACTGCATTGACTTCATTAATGGATGTGGAGAGGAGACACG GTAAGTTCAAGCCTGTGATCAAGAAGGCAATGGTGGAACTCGGTG GTGCACCTTTCAAGAAATTTGCATTGTTTAGAGAGCAGTGGGCAGTCGAGAACCAATATATCAGTCCAG GTCCAATTCAATTTGTTGGTCCTACCTCAAATGTGCTTAATCATACTTTGTTGTTGGAACTTGGGGCTCAAGCGTGA
- the LOC111782746 gene encoding malonyl-CoA decarboxylase, mitochondrial isoform X2 — MNKKGLAILMRTRMRPNNDLTKLSLSPLPNRMQSNPQESSGRVMEHRSDDAIKRPDFSGNAERDFDIVRGWMHSAISMKEMEGLDAVLNDFSKGYFSLSLDNRRKLLRLLAKEYDFNRTQVRVLMKQYLGLELPSGDNAQSAGQQDDTPLSAFYHLERNLRHALKPTYEVLFERLNTHPGGLGFLSILRADILSILEEENTASLRALDTYLKEKLSMWLSPAVLELHQITWDDPASLLEKIVAYEAVHPISNLIDLKRRLGVGRRCFGYLHPAIPGEPLIFIEVALLKNVAQTVQEVLWDDPPIPESEATCALFYSISSTKPGLSGINLGKFLIKRVITLVKRDMPFISTFATLSPIPGFMQWLLSKLASQSNLDEVEVATRTPGDESVSTFWENILEPEEERLLIESSQDFVTGKNGMEIMFKLLTLSNHEWISSTKLLSALKRPLMRLCARYLVQEKKRGKALDSVANFHLQNGAIDPSKASFKVEVSW; from the exons ATGAACAAGAAAGGATTGGCAATATTGATGCGAACCAGGATGAGACCTAACAACGATCTCACCAAGCTCTCTCTGTCCCCTCTTCCT AACCGGATGCAATCTAATCCACAAGAATCAAGTGGACGTGTAATGGAGCATAGGTCGGACGATGCTATAAAACGGCCCGATTTCTCAGGCAACGCAGaaag AGATTTCGATATTGTGCGTGGATGGATGCATTCGGCCATTTCAATGAAGGAAATGGAAGGTCTAGATGCCGTGCTTAATGATTTTTCAAAG GGCTATTTCAGTCTCTCCCTTGACAATCGCCGTAAATTGCTTCGCCTGCTTGCCAAAGAGTATGACTTCAATAGAACACAAGTTCGTGTTCTGATGAAGCAATATCTTGGTCTTGAACTACCTAGTG GTGATAATGCGCAATCTGCTGGTCAACAAGATGACACCCCACTTTCTGCTTTCTACCATCTTGAGCGAAATTTGAGGCATGCTCTAAAACCAACATACGAAGTTCTTTTTGAGCGGCTTAACACACATCCTGGTGGGCTGGGGTTCTTGTCCATTCTACGAGCCGATATTCTCTCTATTCTTGA AGAGGAAAACACTGCATCTTTGAGGGCACTGGATACCTACTTAAAGGAGAAACTTAGTATGTGGCTCAGTCCTGCTGTCTTGGAGCTTCACCAAATAACTTGGGACGACCCTGCTTCTTTACTAGAGAAAATTGTAGCTTATGAG GCTGTTCATCCCATCAGCAATCTTATTGATCTTAAGAGAAGGCTTGGAGTTGGCCGACGTTGTTTTGGATATCTACACCCTGCAATACCAG GTGAAcctcttatttttattgaagttGCACTTTTGAAGAATGTGGCTCAAACAGTACAG GAAGTTTTGTGGGATGATCCCCCGATACCTGAAAGTGAAGCAACCTGTGCATTGTTTTACTCTATATCCTCTACAAAG CCTGGCTTATCAGGAATCAATCTTGGGAAGTTCCTCATTAAACGAGTAATAACACTTGTGAAGAGGGACATGCCATTTATCAGT ACATTTGCAACTCTAAGTCCAATCCCAGGTTTCATGCAGTGGCTCCTATCCAAGTTGGCATCTCAATCAAATCTCGACGAGGTAGAGGTTGCAACACGCACACCCGGAGATGAATCTGTTTCCACTTTCTGGGAGAATATACTTGAACCGGAGGAGGAAAGACTGCTCATTGAATCATCACA AGATTTTGTCACCGGAAAGAATGGCATGGAAATCATGTTCAAGTTATTGACTTTGTCAAACCATGAGTGGATCAGTTCGACAAAATTGCTTTCAGCATTAAAACGCCCTCTAATGCGCTTGTGTGCCAG GTACCTTGTgcaagagaaaaagagaggaaaagcTCTAGATTCTGTAGCAAACTTTCACCTGCAAAACGGAGCA ATCGATCCGTCAAAGGCCTCCTTCAAAGTGGAGGTATCATGGTGA
- the LOC111782746 gene encoding malonyl-CoA decarboxylase, mitochondrial isoform X1 — translation MNKKGLAILMRTRMRPNNDLTKLSLSPLPNRMQSNPQESSGRVMEHRSDDAIKRPDFSGNAERDFDIVRGWMHSAISMKEMEGLDAVLNDFSKGYFSLSLDNRRKLLRLLAKEYDFNRTQVRVLMKQYLGLELPSGDNAQSAGQQDDTPLSAFYHLERNLRHALKPTYEVLFERLNTHPGGLGFLSILRADILSILEEENTASLRALDTYLKEKLSMWLSPAVLELHQITWDDPASLLEKIVAYEAVHPISNLIDLKRRLGVGRRCFGYLHPAIPGEPLIFIEVALLKNVAQTVQEVLWDDPPIPESEATCALFYSISSTKPGLSGINLGKFLIKRVITLVKRDMPFISTFATLSPIPGFMQWLLSKLASQSNLDEVEVATRTPGDESVSTFWENILEPEEERLLIESSQDFVTGKNGMEIMFKLLTLSNHEWISSTKLLSALKRPLMRLCARYLVQEKKRGKALDSVANFHLQNGAIIERLNWMADRSVKGLLQSGGIMVNYVYRMEKIEEYAHSYFSTCQIHSSPDVLRYVETKKLQDESTE, via the exons ATGAACAAGAAAGGATTGGCAATATTGATGCGAACCAGGATGAGACCTAACAACGATCTCACCAAGCTCTCTCTGTCCCCTCTTCCT AACCGGATGCAATCTAATCCACAAGAATCAAGTGGACGTGTAATGGAGCATAGGTCGGACGATGCTATAAAACGGCCCGATTTCTCAGGCAACGCAGaaag AGATTTCGATATTGTGCGTGGATGGATGCATTCGGCCATTTCAATGAAGGAAATGGAAGGTCTAGATGCCGTGCTTAATGATTTTTCAAAG GGCTATTTCAGTCTCTCCCTTGACAATCGCCGTAAATTGCTTCGCCTGCTTGCCAAAGAGTATGACTTCAATAGAACACAAGTTCGTGTTCTGATGAAGCAATATCTTGGTCTTGAACTACCTAGTG GTGATAATGCGCAATCTGCTGGTCAACAAGATGACACCCCACTTTCTGCTTTCTACCATCTTGAGCGAAATTTGAGGCATGCTCTAAAACCAACATACGAAGTTCTTTTTGAGCGGCTTAACACACATCCTGGTGGGCTGGGGTTCTTGTCCATTCTACGAGCCGATATTCTCTCTATTCTTGA AGAGGAAAACACTGCATCTTTGAGGGCACTGGATACCTACTTAAAGGAGAAACTTAGTATGTGGCTCAGTCCTGCTGTCTTGGAGCTTCACCAAATAACTTGGGACGACCCTGCTTCTTTACTAGAGAAAATTGTAGCTTATGAG GCTGTTCATCCCATCAGCAATCTTATTGATCTTAAGAGAAGGCTTGGAGTTGGCCGACGTTGTTTTGGATATCTACACCCTGCAATACCAG GTGAAcctcttatttttattgaagttGCACTTTTGAAGAATGTGGCTCAAACAGTACAG GAAGTTTTGTGGGATGATCCCCCGATACCTGAAAGTGAAGCAACCTGTGCATTGTTTTACTCTATATCCTCTACAAAG CCTGGCTTATCAGGAATCAATCTTGGGAAGTTCCTCATTAAACGAGTAATAACACTTGTGAAGAGGGACATGCCATTTATCAGT ACATTTGCAACTCTAAGTCCAATCCCAGGTTTCATGCAGTGGCTCCTATCCAAGTTGGCATCTCAATCAAATCTCGACGAGGTAGAGGTTGCAACACGCACACCCGGAGATGAATCTGTTTCCACTTTCTGGGAGAATATACTTGAACCGGAGGAGGAAAGACTGCTCATTGAATCATCACA AGATTTTGTCACCGGAAAGAATGGCATGGAAATCATGTTCAAGTTATTGACTTTGTCAAACCATGAGTGGATCAGTTCGACAAAATTGCTTTCAGCATTAAAACGCCCTCTAATGCGCTTGTGTGCCAG GTACCTTGTgcaagagaaaaagagaggaaaagcTCTAGATTCTGTAGCAAACTTTCACCTGCAAAACGGAGCA ATAATTGAGAGACTTAACTGGATGGCAGATCGATCCGTCAAAGGCCTCCTTCAAAGTGGAGGTATCATGGTGAACTATGTTTACAG GATGgagaaaatagaagaatatGCTCATTCTTACTTCAGCACTTGCCAAATACATTCCTCACCTGACGTTCTTCGTTACGTGGAG aCCAAAAAGTTACAGGATGAATCTACAGAGTAG
- the LOC111783126 gene encoding chromatin remodeling protein EBS-like isoform X3 — protein MAKTRPGKKDLDAYTIRGTNKVVRVGDCVLMRPSETSKLPYVARVEKIEADNRNNIKVRVRWYYRPEESIGGRRQFHGAKELFLSDHYDVQSAHTIEGKCIVHTFKNYTKLENVGAEDYYCRFEYKAATGAFTPDRVAVYCTCEMPYNPDDLMVQCEGCKDWYHPACVSMTIEEAKKLDHFVCSECASDADIKKTENIFSASPVAEDKVRINER, from the exons ATGGCCAAAACCAGACCAGGCAAGAAGGACCTGGACGCTTACACCATCAGAGGCACCAACAAGGTTGTTAGAG TTGGAGATTGTGTGTTGATGCGCCCATCGGAAACGAGTAAGCTTCCGTATGTTGCGCGTGTCGAGAAGATCGAAGCTGATAATCGGAACAACATTAAAGTTCGAGTGAGGTGGTACTATCGACCGGAGGAGTCGATTGGGGGGCGGAGGCAGTTCCATGGTGCTAAGGAGCTCTTCTTGTCTGATCACTACGACGTGCAGAGTGCGCACACCATTGAAGGGAAGTGCATTGTTCATACGTTTAAGAACTATACTAAGCTTGAGAATGTTGGTGCTGAGGATTATTATTGTAGATTTGAGTACAAGGCTGCTACTGGAGCTTTCACGCCTGACCGAGTTGCTGT CTATTGCACATGTGAGATGCCTTACAACCCAGACGACCTCATGGTGCAGTGTGAGGGCTGCAAGGACTG GTACCATCCTGCTTGCGTAAGCATGACTATCGAGGAAGCAAAAAAATTGGACCATTTTGTGTGTTCTGAATGTGCATCCGATGCTGATATCAAGAAAACTGAGAATATATTTTCAGCATCACCGGTGGCCGAGGACAAG GTAAGAATCAATGAAAGATAG
- the LOC111783126 gene encoding chromatin remodeling protein EBS-like isoform X2, whose amino-acid sequence MAKTRPGKKDLDAYTIRGTNKVVRVGDCVLMRPSETSKLPYVARVEKIEADNRNNIKVRVRWYYRPEESIGGRRQFHGAKELFLSDHYDVQSAHTIEGKCIVHTFKNYTKLENVGAEDYYCRFEYKAATGAFTPDRVAVYCTCEMPYNPDDLMVQCEGCKDWYHPACVSMTIEEAKKLDHFVCSECASDADIKKTENIFSASPVAEDKLDSKRRKR is encoded by the exons ATGGCCAAAACCAGACCAGGCAAGAAGGACCTGGACGCTTACACCATCAGAGGCACCAACAAGGTTGTTAGAG TTGGAGATTGTGTGTTGATGCGCCCATCGGAAACGAGTAAGCTTCCGTATGTTGCGCGTGTCGAGAAGATCGAAGCTGATAATCGGAACAACATTAAAGTTCGAGTGAGGTGGTACTATCGACCGGAGGAGTCGATTGGGGGGCGGAGGCAGTTCCATGGTGCTAAGGAGCTCTTCTTGTCTGATCACTACGACGTGCAGAGTGCGCACACCATTGAAGGGAAGTGCATTGTTCATACGTTTAAGAACTATACTAAGCTTGAGAATGTTGGTGCTGAGGATTATTATTGTAGATTTGAGTACAAGGCTGCTACTGGAGCTTTCACGCCTGACCGAGTTGCTGT CTATTGCACATGTGAGATGCCTTACAACCCAGACGACCTCATGGTGCAGTGTGAGGGCTGCAAGGACTG GTACCATCCTGCTTGCGTAAGCATGACTATCGAGGAAGCAAAAAAATTGGACCATTTTGTGTGTTCTGAATGTGCATCCGATGCTGATATCAAGAAAACTGAGAATATATTTTCAGCATCACCGGTGGCCGAGGACAAG CTTGATTCAAAGCGACGGAAGAGATGA
- the LOC111783296 gene encoding protein STRUBBELIG-RECEPTOR FAMILY 8-like yields MALWVFILMIFLLIFGFIPVSPALTDDSDVQALQVIYTSLNSPPQLTGWIASGGDPCAESWKGVACEGSAVVSIEISGLELNGTMGYALSSLLSLKELDISDNLIHDSIPYQLPPNLTRLNMAKNSLSGNLPYSFSTMASLSYLNMSHNLLSQAIGDVFTNLSTLGTLDLSFNNFTGDLPKSLSSLSNVSSLLLQNNQLTGSLNNLISLPLTTLNVANNNFSGWIPQELKSIENFIYDGNSFDDSPAPPPPPFTPPPPGRSRNSSRHPGSGGGTHTAPSSDTSSSHSNKGLSVLVMVGIILGAIIIALIVLVAFAVCIMKRKRKNIGLRASSGRLSFGNNVNAEVEERRGKSVVAVGDIKPLRTEKINPERLQATNGSVKRMKSPITATSYTVAALQSATNSFSQECIVGEGSLGRVYKSEFPNGKIMAIKKIDNAALSLQEEDNFLEAVSNMSRLRHTNIVTLNGYCAEYGQRLLVYEFIGNGSLHDMLHFADESSKTLTWNARVRVALGTARALEYLHEVCLPSVVHRNLKSANILLDEELNPHLSDCGLAALTPNTGRQISTQMVGSFGYSAPEFALSGLYTVKSDVYSFGVVMLELLSGRKPLDSSRARSEQSLVRWATPQLHDIDALAKMVDPTLNGMYPAKSLSRFADIIALCVQPEPEFRPPMSEVVQALVRLVQRASVVKRHSSDESSFTYKTPEHDVVDLPF; encoded by the exons ATGGCTCTGTGggtcttcatcttgatgattTTCTTGTTGATCTTTGGTTTTATTCCTGTTTCTCCTGCTCTTACTGATGATTCTGATG TTCAAGCTTTGCAAGTTATATACACTTCATTGAACAGTCCTCCTCAGCTGACTGGTTGGATTGCTAGTGGTGGGGATCCATGTGCAGAGTCATGGAAGGGTGTGGCTTGTGAAGGGTCTGCTGTTGTGTCCAT TGAGATTTCTGGTTTAGAGCTGAATGGAACGATGGGTTATGCGCTTTCGAGTCTTTTGTCATTGAAAGAACT TGATATAAGCGACAACCTTATTCATGACTCGATTCCTTACCAATTGCCGCCGAATCTCACGAGACT AAATATGGCGAAGAACAGCTTAAGTGGTAATCTTCCTTATTCCTTTTCCACCATGGCTTCTCTCAGTTATTT GAATATGAGCCACAATTTGCTATCTCAGGCGATAGGAGACGTTTTCACCAATCTTTCTACCCTGGGGACGTT GGATCTTTCTTTCAACAACTTTACTGGAGATCTTCCTAAATCTTTGAGCTCTTTATCCAATGTTTCTTCCCT CTTGCTGCAGAACAACCAATTGACTGGTTCTCTCAACAATCTTATCAGTTTGCCTCTGACCACTCT AAATGTAGCGAACAATAATTTCAGTGGATGGATACCTCAAGAACTGAAGTCGATCGAAAATTTCAT ATACGATGGAAATTCATTTGACGATAGTCCTGCACCTCCTCCCCCGCCTTTTACTCCACCGCCTCCTGGTAGATCTCGTAACAGCTCCAGACATCCCGGGTCTGGCGGTGGCACCCATACTGCCCCAAGTTCTGATACGAGCTCATCCCACTCGAACAAAGGCTTGTCAGTTTTGGTTATGGTGGGGATAATTTTGGGTGCTATAATTATTGCCCTCATTGTGTTAGTTGCTTTCGCTGTCTGCATCATGAAGAGAAAACGCAAGAACATTGGTCTAAGAGCTTCCAGTGGAAGGCTGTCATTTGGCAACAATG TGAATGCTGAGGTGGAAGAGCGTCGGGGAAAAAGCGTTGTTGCTGTTGGAGATATTAAGCCTCTTCGTACCGAGAAAATAAATCCCGAGAGGTTACAGGCGACGAATGGATCAGTGAAAAGAATGAAGTCCCCTATCACTGCTACTTCGTACACCGTGGCTGCTCTTCAAAGTGCAACGAATAGTTTTAGCCAAGAATGCATAGTTGGTGAAGGTTCTCTCGGTCGTGTTTACAAATCGGAGTTTCCAAATGGGAAG ATAATGGCGATAAAGAAAATCGATAACGCAGCACTATCACTACAAGAGGAAGACAATTTTCTTGAAGCGGTTTCAAACATGTCACGATTGAGGCATACGAACATTGTGACACTAAATGGTTATTGTGCGGAATATGGTCAGCGTCTTCTAGTTTACGAGTTCATTGGAAATGGAAGTTTACACGACATGCTCCATTTTGCTGATGAAAGTAGTAAGACACTGACTTGGAATGCACGTGTACGCGTAGCACTTGGAACCGCCCGAGCTTTAGA ATACTTGCATGAGGTTTGCTTGCCTTCCGTTGTACATAGAAACTTGAAAAGTGCAAACATTTTACTTGATGAAGAGCTCAATCCCCATTTGTCAGATTGTGGTTTAGCTGCTTTAACCCCGAACACAGGGCGACAG ATATCTACTCAGATGGTTGGTTCATTTGGCTATAGTGCTCCGGAATTTGCCTTGTCGGGTTTGTACACGGTCAAAAGTGACGTTTATAGCTTTGGGGTCGTGATGTTGGAGCTCTTGAGTGGTCGAAAGCCGCTTGACAG TTCGAGGGCGAGATCGGAGCAATCACTTGTGAGATGGGCTACTCCCCAACTTCACGATATCGACGCCTTGGCAAAAATGGTAGACCCTACTTTGAACGGAATGTACCCTGCGAAATCTCTATCGCGCTTCGCCGACATTATTGCTCTATGTGTCCAg CCCGAGCCCGAATTCCGACCTCCAATGTCTGAAGTAGTACAAGCACTGGTACGCTTAGTGCAAAGAGCCAGTGTGGTAAAAAGGCATTCGAGTGACGAGTCGAGTTTCACGTACAAAACGCCCGAGCACGATGTAGTTGATTTGCCATTTTGA
- the LOC111783126 gene encoding chromatin remodeling protein EBS-like isoform X1 yields the protein MAKTRPGKKDLDAYTIRGTNKVVRVGDCVLMRPSETSKLPYVARVEKIEADNRNNIKVRVRWYYRPEESIGGRRQFHGAKELFLSDHYDVQSAHTIEGKCIVHTFKNYTKLENVGAEDYYCRFEYKAATGAFTPDRVAVYCTCEMPYNPDDLMVQCEGCKDWYHPACVSMTIEEAKKLDHFVCSECASDADIKKTENIFSASPVAEDKVSTVICCFLSRIGS from the exons ATGGCCAAAACCAGACCAGGCAAGAAGGACCTGGACGCTTACACCATCAGAGGCACCAACAAGGTTGTTAGAG TTGGAGATTGTGTGTTGATGCGCCCATCGGAAACGAGTAAGCTTCCGTATGTTGCGCGTGTCGAGAAGATCGAAGCTGATAATCGGAACAACATTAAAGTTCGAGTGAGGTGGTACTATCGACCGGAGGAGTCGATTGGGGGGCGGAGGCAGTTCCATGGTGCTAAGGAGCTCTTCTTGTCTGATCACTACGACGTGCAGAGTGCGCACACCATTGAAGGGAAGTGCATTGTTCATACGTTTAAGAACTATACTAAGCTTGAGAATGTTGGTGCTGAGGATTATTATTGTAGATTTGAGTACAAGGCTGCTACTGGAGCTTTCACGCCTGACCGAGTTGCTGT CTATTGCACATGTGAGATGCCTTACAACCCAGACGACCTCATGGTGCAGTGTGAGGGCTGCAAGGACTG GTACCATCCTGCTTGCGTAAGCATGACTATCGAGGAAGCAAAAAAATTGGACCATTTTGTGTGTTCTGAATGTGCATCCGATGCTGATATCAAGAAAACTGAGAATATATTTTCAGCATCACCGGTGGCCGAGGACAAGGTTAGTACTGTTATCTGTTGCTTTCTAAGTAGAATTGGTAGTTGA